A genomic stretch from Geitlerinema sp. PCC 9228 includes:
- a CDS encoding alpha/beta fold hydrolase, with the protein MVKRDRGMAIAAFLAVVSLLLAVIFYPFREVKIEPIAIPMDAKSDLVARIYTPKQASPPYPTMILAHGVSNSKAMMAPLATEFARHGITAIAFDFRGYGESSPLPLEARNKNALADTTEEDLQAVFAFLRSHPQRFDLEKLGILGHSLGGNTALPFAHSNQQLQATIVLSTSGFATPQSPPNLLLATGIYDQINPAAYARENWQPATQEPGKTCIDNGLCGHFARKTARQLFLSSTSDHVIAPYDPQIIAQSVRWGQQALPISEKRSLGFTFPYFILAAMICYISIVFLGIQICQRYSSLTKYRTSWFLGMVMAVVAGMAWGQLMPTHLAAQILFLVFLGQLAANYSLLHFPTIWIKLRLVVWYGLFFVVFFWLATCICGISEGIQTPVKLIDMPRFFLQWLFFIPYNYSQAMQLALFPVSTLGLQLSWLWLVLVAIELWQPGWILTGMEWVAVRLVKRLRLRWQLAGVGRFSRKSLLLLGGLLVVAVAVIWWQTVSGQLAIASAQIWFVLRLGGLLILLPASAMVWVVRSRWFQGVESWLLKH; encoded by the coding sequence ATGGTGAAACGCGATCGGGGGATGGCTATTGCTGCCTTCTTAGCCGTTGTCAGCTTGCTTCTTGCAGTCATATTCTATCCCTTTCGGGAAGTCAAAATAGAACCGATAGCCATTCCCATGGATGCCAAATCTGATTTGGTGGCACGTATTTATACACCCAAACAAGCCTCTCCTCCCTATCCCACCATGATTTTGGCACATGGTGTTAGCAACAGCAAAGCCATGATGGCACCGTTGGCAACGGAATTTGCCCGCCACGGCATAACCGCGATCGCATTTGACTTTCGTGGTTATGGAGAATCTTCCCCCCTTCCCCTGGAAGCAAGAAACAAAAATGCCCTCGCCGATACCACCGAAGAAGACCTGCAAGCCGTATTTGCTTTTTTACGCAGTCACCCGCAACGTTTCGACTTAGAAAAATTAGGCATTTTGGGACATTCCCTGGGCGGCAATACTGCCCTGCCTTTCGCCCACAGCAACCAGCAACTGCAAGCAACCATCGTTCTCAGTACCAGCGGTTTTGCAACCCCCCAATCGCCGCCCAATCTTTTGCTAGCCACTGGTATCTACGACCAAATCAATCCTGCTGCTTATGCCCGAGAGAATTGGCAGCCAGCAACCCAGGAACCAGGAAAAACTTGTATTGATAATGGCCTTTGCGGTCATTTTGCTCGAAAAACAGCCCGCCAGTTATTTCTTTCCAGTACCAGCGACCACGTTATTGCGCCCTACGACCCGCAAATTATCGCGCAATCGGTGCGTTGGGGGCAACAGGCTTTGCCAATCTCGGAAAAGCGATCGCTTGGATTCACTTTTCCGTATTTTATTTTGGCTGCCATGATATGTTACATCAGTATCGTGTTTTTAGGAATTCAAATTTGCCAGCGCTATAGCAGCCTAACCAAATATCGCACTAGTTGGTTTTTGGGAATGGTGATGGCAGTGGTTGCGGGGATGGCATGGGGTCAGTTGATGCCAACGCATCTGGCTGCCCAAATATTATTTTTGGTGTTTTTAGGACAATTGGCTGCTAACTATAGTTTGCTTCATTTCCCAACTATATGGATAAAATTGCGGTTAGTGGTATGGTATGGATTATTTTTTGTGGTGTTTTTCTGGCTAGCAACTTGTATTTGTGGGATAAGTGAAGGGATTCAAACCCCAGTTAAGCTTATCGATATGCCCCGATTTTTCCTGCAATGGCTATTTTTTATTCCCTATAATTACAGTCAAGCCATGCAATTGGCATTATTTCCGGTTTCTACGTTGGGATTGCAACTTAGTTGGTTGTGGTTGGTACTGGTAGCCATCGAACTTTGGCAACCGGGATGGATATTGACAGGTATGGAGTGGGTGGCGGTTCGATTGGTGAAAAGGTTGCGCTTGCGGTGGCAGTTGGCGGGGGTGGGTCGTTTTTCCCGAAAAAGCCTGTTGCTGTTGGGAGGATTGCTGGTGGTGGCAGTGGCGGTGATTTGGTGGCAGACGGTTAGCGGTCAACTGGCGATCGCAAGTGCCCAAATCTGGTTTGTGCTACGGTTGGGGGGATTGTTGATACTCTTGCCTGCAAGTGCTATGGTGTGGGTGGTGCGATCGCGTTGGTTTCAAGGGGTGGAATCTTGGCTTTTAAAACACTAA
- the nrtS gene encoding nitrate/nitrite transporter NrtS has protein sequence MKSLQHFLGSLGNPKFAPTALRVAAVVGSIVFAINHGPALAKGNMTKTRWASGLLTYVVPYLVSVHGQISNQCRSRSREE, from the coding sequence ATGAAATCTTTGCAGCATTTTCTGGGAAGTTTGGGCAATCCCAAGTTCGCCCCCACGGCTTTGCGCGTTGCTGCTGTGGTTGGGTCGATTGTGTTTGCCATCAACCACGGTCCGGCTTTGGCGAAAGGAAATATGACCAAGACACGCTGGGCATCGGGATTGCTAACTTATGTGGTGCCTTACTTGGTGAGCGTCCACGGACAGATAAGCAATCAATGTCGTTCGCGATCGCGTGAGGAGTAA